From one Candidatus Bathyarchaeota archaeon genomic stretch:
- a CDS encoding dolichol kinase: protein MNTLYREALIASSLLAWVFVVIGPVTKRLYNHMVDRGLSEIVAIYFNRKIMHILTGGLIALLIPVLFSTPVIPIGMAVLLAVILYIPHKTGRILYWFQTNDNMFEVHFCVAWGLAMLLGWLLTGGDLRLGIVPILYMSFGDAVTGIVRNILFGERTKSWWGNLAMAAVCTPIGASLGPWGLLSALVASTIEHFEFGFIDDNITVPLSSFLILYLSYPNWSW from the coding sequence CGCCTGGGTCTTCGTCGTGATAGGCCCGGTCACCAAAAGGCTCTATAATCACATGGTCGACCGCGGCCTATCCGAGATCGTAGCCATATACTTCAACCGTAAGATAATGCATATCCTGACCGGAGGCCTGATCGCGTTGCTCATCCCGGTGCTTTTCTCGACTCCCGTAATACCTATAGGGATGGCAGTCCTCCTAGCCGTAATACTCTATATTCCCCATAAAACCGGTAGGATCCTCTACTGGTTTCAGACGAACGATAACATGTTCGAGGTTCACTTCTGCGTAGCGTGGGGCTTAGCCATGCTGCTGGGGTGGCTTCTGACCGGGGGAGACCTACGTCTTGGAATAGTTCCCATACTTTACATGTCATTCGGAGACGCCGTGACGGGTATAGTCAGGAACATCCTCTTCGGAGAGAGGACCAAATCCTGGTGGGGGAACCTGGCGATGGCTGCTGTGTGCACGCCTATAGGCGCCTCGCTCGGGCCGTGGGGTCTTCTATCCGCGCTTGTGGCTTCCACGATCGAACACTTTGAGTTCGGCTTCATAGACGACAACATAACCGTCCCCTTATCCTCCTTCCTGATACTATACCTCTCCTACCCCAACTGGAGCTGGTGA
- a CDS encoding L-fuculokinase, protein MNEERLVVVLDCGSTNVRAVAVDPQGRFRSISSIANKPSPQPGTENWLIWDMEDLWSRVCRVLRGVLSKVERVEAVVVTTWGADGAPVRRDGILTYPPICWQCPRTVEVAKRLPGIMDPWDIYRITGYQIISFNTLLRLMWLRENEPKALEEAYTWLMMPGLIVHRLTGVFHIDPTSASTTMAMDLSRREWSPDMLELAGLEPGFFPDWFEPGEVVGYVTDKASEETGLAKGTPVVVGGHDTQFAILGAGAKPDEAILSSGTWEILAVRSRSFKPSREGFEWGVITEADVQPGFWNPQLLMIASAVLEWIRRMLYPDVQPGDYETMIREASDVEPGSEGLLFIPSFVSDSGPTRRFKTGGTILGLNLRTGRAQVYRAALEGLSYQLRLAVEALSKSTGFEVKGIRVVGGGSKNPLWNRIRADVVGLPVSVNAVREATVLGAALTAFKSIGVYSSFEEALSSVEISERYEPGGRRTLYDSLYRRYLESLKNLEGYYRIAE, encoded by the coding sequence GTGAACGAGGAACGTCTTGTAGTCGTCTTAGACTGCGGCTCGACCAACGTAAGGGCCGTGGCCGTAGACCCTCAAGGCCGTTTCAGAAGCATATCCTCCATAGCGAATAAGCCCTCGCCTCAACCTGGGACTGAAAACTGGCTCATATGGGACATGGAAGACCTTTGGAGCAGGGTATGTAGAGTTCTGAGAGGGGTTCTTTCCAAGGTGGAAAGGGTCGAAGCGGTGGTCGTCACGACCTGGGGGGCAGACGGCGCACCGGTCAGGAGGGATGGGATCCTTACATACCCGCCGATATGCTGGCAATGTCCCCGGACCGTGGAGGTCGCGAAGCGTTTACCGGGTATAATGGACCCCTGGGATATCTACAGGATAACGGGGTATCAGATAATCTCCTTCAACACGTTGCTGAGGCTTATGTGGCTTAGGGAGAACGAGCCTAAGGCCCTCGAAGAGGCCTATACGTGGCTTATGATGCCGGGTCTCATAGTCCATAGGCTTACAGGAGTCTTCCACATAGACCCTACAAGCGCTTCGACGACCATGGCCATGGACTTGTCTAGGAGAGAGTGGTCTCCGGATATGCTCGAGCTTGCGGGGCTTGAGCCGGGTTTCTTCCCAGACTGGTTCGAGCCTGGGGAGGTGGTAGGCTATGTTACGGATAAGGCTTCTGAAGAAACCGGGTTGGCGAAAGGTACACCGGTCGTCGTAGGGGGACATGACACACAGTTCGCGATCCTCGGAGCCGGGGCCAAGCCCGATGAAGCCATACTCTCAAGCGGAACCTGGGAGATCCTAGCCGTCAGAAGCCGAAGCTTCAAACCCAGCAGGGAGGGGTTCGAATGGGGCGTCATAACAGAGGCCGATGTCCAGCCCGGCTTTTGGAACCCTCAGCTTCTGATGATCGCCTCGGCGGTCCTCGAATGGATTAGACGCATGCTCTACCCAGACGTACAGCCCGGGGACTATGAGACCATGATAAGGGAAGCCTCAGACGTCGAACCCGGCTCGGAAGGGCTTCTATTCATCCCGAGCTTCGTAAGCGACTCAGGACCCACCAGGAGGTTTAAGACCGGGGGCACCATACTCGGGCTGAACCTCAGAACCGGTAGGGCACAGGTCTATAGAGCCGCGTTGGAGGGTTTATCCTACCAGCTTAGGCTAGCGGTCGAGGCCCTGTCGAAGTCTACCGGTTTTGAGGTAAAAGGCATACGGGTCGTGGGAGGAGGGTCGAAAAACCCACTGTGGAACAGGATCAGAGCTGACGTGGTAGGGCTACCGGTCTCGGTCAACGCCGTCAGAGAGGCGACCGTGCTTGGAGCTGCCTTAACGGCTTTCAAGAGCATAGGGGTCTACTCCAGCTTCGAGGAGGCCTTGTCCTCCGTGGAGATAAGCGAACGTTATGAACCGGGAGGACGGAGGACTTTGTATGATAGCCTATACAGACGATACTTAGAGTCTTTAAAGAATTTAGAAGGCTACTATCGAATAGCCGAGTAG